The Streptomyces phaeolivaceus genome has a window encoding:
- a CDS encoding FAD-binding protein translates to MTTETLTNWARNIIYTAEKLHRPPSVDALRALVAGGERVRVLGSGHSFNEIAEPGPEGVLLSLTGLPPEIEVDTAARTVRVGGGVRYAELARAVHAHGLALHNMASLPHISVAGSVATGTHGSGDGNGPLAAAVREVELITADGTTLTLARGDDRFGAAVTSLGALGVVTALVLDLEPAFEVSQRVFGELPLAGLAFDAVSAAAYSVSLFTRWTRPGFDQVWVKARTDRAEADFPWAAPATEAMHPVPGMPAVNCTEQFGVPGPWHERLPHFRAEFTPSSGDELQSEYLLPRTFAGEALHALDGIRHVVAPVLQVCEVRTVAADEQWLSPAHGRDTVALHFTWIADAAPVLPVVRRVEEVLAPFEARPHWGKVFTVPAAELGRLYPRLGDFRRVADTLDPSGKFRNAFVRSALGE, encoded by the coding sequence ATGACTACCGAGACCTTGACCAACTGGGCCCGGAACATCATCTACACCGCCGAGAAGCTGCACCGGCCGCCCTCCGTCGACGCGCTGCGGGCCCTGGTCGCGGGCGGCGAACGGGTGCGGGTGCTGGGCAGCGGGCACTCGTTCAACGAGATCGCGGAGCCCGGCCCGGAGGGCGTCCTGCTCTCCCTGACCGGGCTGCCGCCGGAGATCGAGGTGGACACGGCGGCCCGTACGGTACGGGTCGGGGGCGGGGTCCGGTACGCGGAGCTGGCCCGCGCGGTGCACGCCCACGGTCTCGCCCTGCACAACATGGCCTCCCTGCCGCACATCTCGGTGGCGGGCTCGGTGGCCACCGGCACCCATGGCTCCGGTGACGGGAACGGTCCGCTCGCGGCGGCCGTGCGCGAGGTCGAGCTGATCACGGCGGACGGGACGACCCTGACGCTCGCCCGGGGCGACGACCGTTTCGGCGCGGCGGTCACCTCGCTGGGCGCGCTCGGCGTGGTCACCGCGCTCGTCCTCGACCTGGAGCCGGCCTTCGAGGTGAGCCAGCGGGTTTTCGGTGAACTCCCGCTGGCGGGGCTGGCCTTCGACGCCGTGTCGGCGGCGGCGTACAGCGTGAGTCTCTTCACCCGGTGGACCCGTCCGGGCTTCGACCAGGTGTGGGTCAAGGCGCGCACGGACCGGGCCGAGGCGGACTTCCCGTGGGCCGCGCCCGCGACCGAGGCGATGCATCCGGTGCCGGGGATGCCGGCGGTGAACTGCACCGAGCAGTTCGGGGTGCCCGGCCCGTGGCACGAGCGGCTGCCGCACTTCCGGGCCGAGTTCACGCCGAGCAGCGGGGACGAGCTGCAGTCGGAGTATCTGCTGCCCCGGACGTTCGCCGGGGAGGCGTTGCACGCGCTCGACGGGATCCGGCATGTCGTCGCGCCGGTGCTCCAGGTCTGCGAGGTCCGTACGGTCGCCGCCGACGAGCAGTGGCTGAGCCCGGCGCACGGCCGGGACACGGTCGCGCTGCACTTCACCTGGATCGCGGACGCGGCGCCCGTGCTGCCGGTGGTGCGGCGGGTGGAGGAGGTGCTCGCGCCGTTCGAGGCGCGACCGCACTGGGGCAAGGTGTTCACCGTGCCGGCGGCCGAGCTGGGGCGGCTGTACCCCCGACTGGGTGATTTCCGGCGGGTGGCCGACACGCTGGACCCGTCGGGCAAGTTCCGCAACGCCTTCGTACGGAGCGCGCTCGGTGAATGA
- a CDS encoding hydroxyacid dehydrogenase, giving the protein MPERPRALFAMTAENVPQVFPPEVLARLRATVDIDPALIAEDFTDPRIRKALAETEVLITGWGCPRLDETVLDAAPRLRAVLHSAGSVKGFVAPAVWERGIAVSTAAAANAVPVAEYTLAMILLAGKDILGRRERLRAERVSPGWGFVPGIGNHGRRVGVIGASRIGRRVIELLRPFDLRVSLTDPYVDEAGAAALGVPLLPLDDLLRTSDVVTVHAPDTPETHRLIDRRALALMPDGAALINTARGALVDHDALVDELRAGRLSAILDVTDPEPLPADSPLLDLPNAFVTPHLAGSQGNEVARLGLTVTEEAERLSAGEELAYGLDRGVLERTA; this is encoded by the coding sequence TTGCCCGAGCGTCCGCGCGCACTGTTCGCCATGACGGCCGAGAACGTTCCGCAGGTCTTCCCGCCGGAGGTGCTGGCCCGGCTGCGCGCCACCGTGGACATCGATCCCGCCCTGATCGCCGAGGACTTCACCGACCCCCGGATCCGGAAGGCGCTGGCCGAGACCGAGGTGCTGATCACCGGCTGGGGCTGCCCCCGCCTCGACGAGACGGTCCTCGACGCGGCGCCCCGGCTCCGCGCGGTGCTGCACTCGGCGGGCTCGGTGAAGGGATTCGTCGCCCCCGCCGTCTGGGAGCGCGGGATCGCGGTCTCCACGGCCGCCGCCGCCAACGCCGTACCCGTCGCCGAGTACACGCTCGCCATGATCCTGCTCGCCGGGAAGGACATCCTGGGCCGCCGCGAGCGTCTCCGCGCCGAACGCGTCTCGCCCGGCTGGGGGTTCGTCCCCGGCATCGGCAACCACGGCCGCCGCGTCGGCGTCATCGGCGCCTCCCGCATCGGCCGCCGCGTCATCGAACTGCTGCGCCCCTTCGACCTGCGGGTGAGCCTCACCGACCCGTACGTCGACGAGGCCGGGGCCGCCGCCCTGGGCGTCCCCCTGCTCCCGCTCGACGACCTGCTGCGCACCTCGGACGTCGTGACCGTGCACGCCCCGGACACCCCCGAGACCCACCGCCTGATCGACCGCCGTGCCCTCGCCCTGATGCCCGACGGGGCCGCCCTGATCAACACCGCGCGCGGCGCCCTCGTCGACCACGACGCCCTCGTCGACGAACTGCGCGCCGGCCGGCTCTCCGCGATCCTCGACGTCACCGACCCCGAACCGCTGCCCGCCGACTCCCCCCTCCTCGACCTCCCGAACGCCTTCGTCACCCCCCACCTGGCCGGCTCCCAGGGCAACGAGGTCGCCCGCCTCGGCCTCACGGTCACGGAGGAGGCGGAACGACTGTCCGCCGGTGAGGAGTTGGCGTACGGGCTGGACCGGGGGGTGCTGGAGCGGACGGCGTGA
- the rsgA gene encoding ribosome small subunit-dependent GTPase A — translation MTSSFSALAPYGWDTSWADAFAPYDAEGLLAGRVVRVDRGQCDVVTAGGPVRADTAFVTPHDPLRVVCTGDWVAVEPTGDPRYVRTYLPRRSAFVRSTSSKRAEGQILAANVDYAVVAVSLATELDLGRVERFLALAWESGAQPVVVLTKADLVPDAVTLGHLVQDVETVAPGVAVLTVSSALGEGLDVLAAVLSGGTSVLLGQSGAGKSTLANALLGEDVMDVQAIRDVDGKGRHTTTTRNLLALPGGGVLIDTPGLRGVGLWDAESGVGQVFAEIEALAADCRFHDCAHLAEPGCAVLGAVDSGELPERRLDSYRKLLRENQRIVAKSDARVRAEIRKEWKRRGAEGRAAMEAKRGGRR, via the coding sequence TTGACTTCCTCTTTCTCCGCCCTCGCCCCCTACGGCTGGGACACCTCCTGGGCGGACGCCTTCGCCCCGTACGACGCCGAAGGGCTGCTCGCCGGGCGGGTCGTCCGGGTCGATCGTGGGCAGTGCGACGTCGTCACCGCGGGCGGTCCGGTGCGGGCCGACACCGCGTTCGTCACCCCTCATGACCCCCTGCGGGTCGTCTGCACGGGCGACTGGGTCGCCGTGGAACCGACGGGCGATCCGCGGTACGTCCGGACGTATCTGCCCCGCCGCAGCGCCTTCGTCCGTTCCACCTCCTCCAAGCGCGCCGAGGGCCAGATCCTCGCCGCGAACGTGGACTACGCGGTCGTCGCCGTGTCCCTGGCCACGGAACTCGACCTCGGCCGCGTCGAACGGTTCCTGGCGCTCGCCTGGGAGTCCGGGGCACAGCCCGTCGTCGTGCTCACCAAGGCCGACCTCGTGCCCGACGCGGTCACGCTCGGGCATCTGGTGCAGGACGTGGAGACCGTCGCGCCCGGCGTCGCCGTGCTCACGGTCAGCTCGGCGCTCGGGGAGGGCCTCGACGTCCTCGCCGCGGTGCTCTCCGGCGGCACCTCCGTGCTGCTCGGGCAGTCCGGCGCCGGAAAGTCGACCCTCGCCAACGCGCTGCTCGGCGAGGACGTCATGGACGTCCAGGCCATCCGGGACGTGGACGGCAAGGGACGGCACACCACGACCACCCGCAACCTCCTCGCCCTGCCCGGCGGTGGGGTCCTCATCGACACCCCCGGGCTGCGCGGCGTCGGCCTCTGGGACGCCGAGAGCGGCGTCGGGCAGGTCTTCGCCGAGATCGAGGCGCTCGCCGCGGACTGCCGTTTCCACGACTGCGCCCACCTCGCCGAGCCCGGCTGCGCGGTCCTCGGCGCGGTCGACTCCGGCGAACTGCCCGAGCGGCGGCTCGACAGCTACCGGAAGCTGCTGCGCGAGAACCAGCGGATCGTGGCGAAGAGCGACGCGCGGGTGCGGGCGGAGATCCGTAAGGAGTGGAAGCGGCGGGGCGCGGAGGGGCGCGCGGCGATGGAGGCGAAGAGGGGTGGCCGGCGTTGA
- a CDS encoding ABC transporter substrate-binding protein: MSAFRNSNFDRRTALRAALGLAAAGGLAACGGNTGRSGSGGGAGLTQYFHAYGEAGTEQAIKKYAKAYKESNVTTQWITGSNFESKLFASLLTDKAPDCFEFHPQLQMIESGQVADLSDLINPVKDDFNPADIASHTVDGKIYGIRMIDDPQFFFYRKSLFEKAGVEVPQTLEELVEAAAKLTTDKVKGAYLGNTLHSIINPLIWSAGAQHLDDKNQIAYHTDAVVDGFKQLRKLFTSGDLLLDAPTESWDPASLNQGLTAMQWCGMWAMPVLLDTFGDDLGVFPFPKIGDAGKQSVYNGGWSMFVNAKGKNVDETKEYVKWLWIDQKEYQEDWALSYGFHIPPRTSLAQSAEKLKTGLPAEGVKLFNEFGHFDNIGWTQASITALEDVMANCVRKGGDPDKELTKADAKVNKELKKLFG; the protein is encoded by the coding sequence ATGTCGGCATTCAGGAACAGCAACTTCGACCGCCGTACCGCCCTGCGGGCCGCGCTGGGTCTGGCCGCCGCCGGCGGACTGGCCGCGTGCGGCGGCAACACCGGCAGAAGCGGCAGCGGTGGCGGCGCGGGCCTCACGCAGTACTTCCACGCGTACGGCGAGGCGGGCACCGAGCAGGCCATCAAGAAGTACGCGAAGGCCTACAAGGAATCGAACGTCACCACGCAGTGGATCACCGGTTCCAACTTCGAGAGCAAGCTGTTCGCCTCGCTGCTCACGGACAAGGCGCCCGACTGCTTCGAGTTCCACCCGCAGTTGCAGATGATCGAGAGCGGGCAGGTCGCGGACCTGAGCGATCTGATCAACCCGGTCAAGGACGACTTCAACCCGGCCGACATCGCCTCCCACACGGTCGACGGGAAGATATACGGCATCCGGATGATCGACGACCCGCAGTTCTTCTTCTACCGCAAGTCGCTCTTCGAGAAGGCCGGTGTCGAGGTCCCCCAGACGCTGGAGGAGCTGGTCGAGGCCGCCGCCAAGCTGACCACGGACAAGGTCAAGGGCGCCTACCTCGGCAACACCCTGCACTCGATCATCAATCCGCTGATCTGGTCGGCGGGCGCGCAGCACCTCGACGACAAGAACCAGATCGCCTACCACACGGACGCGGTCGTCGACGGCTTCAAGCAGCTGCGCAAGCTGTTCACCAGCGGTGACCTGCTGCTCGACGCCCCGACCGAGTCCTGGGACCCGGCCTCGCTCAACCAGGGCCTCACCGCGATGCAGTGGTGCGGTATGTGGGCGATGCCCGTGCTGCTGGACACGTTCGGTGACGACCTCGGTGTCTTCCCGTTCCCGAAGATCGGCGACGCGGGCAAGCAGTCCGTGTACAACGGCGGCTGGTCGATGTTCGTCAACGCCAAGGGCAAGAACGTCGACGAGACCAAGGAGTACGTGAAGTGGCTGTGGATCGACCAGAAGGAGTACCAGGAGGACTGGGCGCTCTCCTACGGCTTCCACATCCCGCCGCGTACCTCGCTCGCGCAGTCCGCCGAGAAGCTGAAGACGGGTCTGCCCGCTGAGGGCGTCAAGCTCTTCAACGAGTTCGGTCACTTCGACAACATCGGCTGGACCCAGGCCAGCATCACCGCGCTGGAGGACGTCATGGCCAACTGCGTCCGCAAGGGCGGCGACCCGGACAAGGAGCTCACCAAGGCCGACGCGAAGGTCAACAAAGAGCTCAAGAAGCTCTTCGGATAG
- a CDS encoding radical SAM protein: protein MDGSRTALVEDLMERFPHVPREAVFKEDLLRGGLAFDASALSDNEKGDVKPKSYFIFSFDHGTLPELGEAALRRPPEEIILTGGPYDLRRTVVSVRVNPSSPYRVASDEDGLLGLYLDGKRIADVGVPPMPEYYRHTLSNGKSVMEVAPTIQWGYLIYLTVFRVCQYFGAKEECQYCDINHNWRQHKAAGRPYTGVKDVDEVLEALEIIDRYDTAKTSTAYTLTGGAITKTVSGRDEADFYGHYAKAIEERFPDRWIGKVVAQALPLDDVKRFHDYGVKIYHPNYEVWDEYLFKMYCPGKERYVGRDEWHKRILDSAGVFGARNVIPNFVAGVEMAEPFGFKTVDEAIASTTEGLRFFMSQGITPRFTTWCPEPTTPLGKANPQGAPLEYHIRLLQAYRATMEEFGLSSPPGYGPPGPGNAVFSVSSFMDSLPAAEEVPAQ from the coding sequence ATGGATGGCAGCCGCACCGCACTGGTGGAGGACCTGATGGAGAGGTTCCCGCACGTGCCACGGGAGGCCGTCTTCAAGGAGGACCTGCTCAGGGGCGGTCTGGCCTTCGACGCCTCCGCGCTGAGCGACAACGAGAAGGGCGACGTCAAGCCGAAGTCGTACTTCATCTTCTCCTTCGACCACGGCACCCTCCCCGAACTCGGCGAGGCCGCCCTGCGCCGCCCGCCGGAGGAGATCATCCTCACCGGCGGCCCGTACGACCTGCGGCGCACGGTCGTCTCCGTACGGGTCAACCCGTCCTCGCCCTACCGGGTGGCCTCCGACGAGGACGGCCTGCTCGGCCTGTACCTCGACGGCAAGCGCATCGCGGACGTCGGCGTCCCGCCCATGCCCGAGTACTACAGGCACACCCTCTCCAACGGGAAGTCCGTGATGGAGGTGGCGCCCACCATCCAGTGGGGCTACCTGATCTACCTCACCGTCTTCCGCGTCTGCCAGTACTTCGGCGCGAAGGAGGAGTGCCAGTACTGCGACATCAACCACAACTGGCGCCAGCACAAGGCGGCGGGCCGGCCGTACACGGGTGTCAAGGACGTCGACGAGGTCCTCGAAGCGCTGGAGATCATCGACCGGTACGACACCGCGAAGACGTCCACCGCGTACACGCTCACCGGCGGCGCCATCACCAAGACGGTCTCGGGCCGTGACGAGGCCGACTTCTACGGCCACTACGCCAAGGCCATCGAGGAGCGCTTCCCGGACCGCTGGATCGGCAAGGTCGTCGCGCAGGCGCTGCCGCTGGACGACGTCAAGCGTTTCCACGACTACGGCGTGAAGATCTACCACCCCAACTACGAGGTGTGGGACGAGTACCTCTTCAAGATGTACTGCCCCGGCAAGGAGCGGTACGTCGGCCGCGACGAGTGGCACAAGCGGATCCTGGACTCGGCCGGTGTCTTCGGCGCGCGCAATGTGATCCCCAACTTCGTGGCGGGCGTGGAGATGGCCGAGCCGTTCGGGTTCAAGACGGTCGACGAGGCGATCGCCTCCACCACCGAGGGCCTGCGGTTCTTCATGTCCCAGGGCATCACGCCCCGCTTCACCACCTGGTGCCCGGAGCCCACCACCCCGCTCGGCAAGGCCAACCCGCAGGGCGCGCCGCTGGAGTACCACATCCGGCTGCTGCAGGCCTACCGCGCCACGATGGAGGAGTTCGGGCTGTCCTCACCGCCCGGATACGGCCCGCCCGGACCCGGCAACGCCGTCTTCTCCGTCAGCTCCTTCATGGACAGCCTCCCGGCCGCCGAGGAGGTTCCCGCCCAGTAA
- a CDS encoding cellulose-binding domain-containing protein, giving the protein MPDLPKPQDAAEAALFSECWDAVLSYADLCTSGSTAATQLATEAFTNGMHEAHALEFEAVAERGVGRRAPRLPRIPFLLTWVRTTAAAWETNGQGHRLDPELRLWLNSDKAARYTGPPLHRPLALRALRDMQEPDAALLWLAEVESLPLGSVARRLGLDPVVARTELDQIRALFRDRCHRSQLDAPMNPDCRGYARLLDAVTRSPGTDTPEDLSRHLATCVECAEAAACLGLHGGGLPAALASGVIGWSGLAYLERRRRAADAGLLPGRADSTGTDRGLSPGKEQRPRFGRNGLLAGAGLVSVLALAVSLMPFGEDDTVTDASAGDTSVVQQDPRFPVTGSPSGGDSELQSTTRPQETGSDADEGEADKDGKGDGNTNEEPQGDASTPARVSHEPVDPGKSSDATCHVRYQIVNEWPGGFQATVTVTSAKAVDGWRVGWTHAADQRVTQMWDGTFDQDGSKVTVTAADYNKTVAAGGTFGVGFLGIWQGFDNPDPVDFTLNGRSCEQAD; this is encoded by the coding sequence ATGCCCGACCTGCCGAAGCCCCAGGACGCCGCCGAGGCCGCGCTGTTCTCGGAGTGCTGGGACGCGGTCCTGTCGTACGCCGACCTGTGCACGTCCGGTTCGACCGCGGCCACCCAACTGGCCACCGAGGCCTTCACGAACGGCATGCACGAGGCGCACGCCCTGGAATTCGAGGCAGTCGCGGAGCGCGGCGTCGGACGGCGCGCTCCGCGACTGCCTCGAATACCGTTCCTCCTGACCTGGGTCAGGACCACCGCCGCGGCCTGGGAGACCAACGGCCAGGGCCACCGCCTCGACCCCGAACTGCGGCTGTGGCTCAACTCGGACAAGGCCGCCCGGTACACCGGCCCGCCGCTGCACCGCCCCCTCGCCCTGCGCGCCCTGCGCGACATGCAGGAACCCGACGCGGCCCTGCTGTGGCTGGCCGAGGTCGAATCGCTGCCGCTGGGCTCGGTGGCCCGCCGGCTCGGCCTCGACCCGGTGGTCGCCAGGACCGAACTCGACCAGATCCGGGCGCTGTTCAGGGACCGGTGCCACCGCAGCCAACTCGACGCGCCCATGAACCCCGACTGCCGCGGCTACGCCCGGCTGCTGGACGCGGTCACCCGCTCACCCGGCACCGACACCCCCGAGGACCTCTCGCGGCACCTCGCCACCTGTGTGGAGTGCGCCGAGGCCGCGGCCTGCCTCGGTCTGCACGGCGGCGGACTGCCCGCCGCGCTCGCCAGCGGGGTGATCGGCTGGAGCGGACTCGCCTACCTGGAGCGCCGCCGCCGCGCCGCCGACGCCGGGCTGCTCCCCGGGCGCGCGGACTCCACCGGCACCGATCGGGGACTCTCGCCGGGCAAGGAACAGCGGCCCCGGTTCGGCCGCAACGGCCTGCTCGCCGGAGCCGGACTCGTCTCCGTACTGGCCCTCGCCGTCTCCCTCATGCCCTTCGGTGAGGACGACACCGTCACCGACGCGTCCGCCGGAGATACCTCGGTGGTGCAGCAGGACCCGAGGTTCCCGGTCACCGGATCCCCGTCCGGCGGCGACTCCGAACTGCAGAGCACGACACGGCCCCAGGAGACCGGTTCCGACGCCGACGAGGGCGAGGCCGACAAGGACGGCAAGGGCGACGGCAACACCAACGAGGAGCCCCAGGGCGACGCCTCGACACCGGCCCGCGTCAGCCATGAGCCCGTCGACCCCGGCAAGTCCTCCGACGCCACCTGCCACGTCCGCTACCAGATCGTCAACGAGTGGCCCGGCGGCTTCCAGGCGACCGTCACCGTCACCTCCGCCAAGGCCGTCGACGGCTGGCGCGTCGGCTGGACCCACGCCGCCGACCAGCGCGTCACCCAGATGTGGGACGGCACCTTCGACCAGGACGGCTCCAAGGTCACCGTCACCGCCGCCGACTACAACAAGACCGTCGCCGCGGGCGGCACCTTCGGCGTCGGCTTCCTCGGCATCTGGCAGGGCTTCGACAACCCCGACCCCGTCGACTTCACCCTGAACGGGCGCTCCTGCGAGCAGGCGGACTGA
- a CDS encoding helix-turn-helix domain-containing protein, with the protein MPYASRREAGGIGARIEEVMALRGYSLRELGRRASVSPSMLSRVINGQRQASPAIVSAVARALSVSISVLHGQPYIHQLQADQLDQLIAPISAALDDWDIPLGEGDPPPPDLATLQAQVAELKEQRAKGEFIRIAAELPSLIAEVNAYFLLNDQPGRRREQAAALQAEVCRTMCVVGRNIGFMDLARLALSRMAVAAPLSGDPRQVAIERWYRAQLMADGARHDRGVLLVRQALKDLDDDGQQATKAVRGALHLKAAVLSSRGGDTVGADGWLEAAGEIAEETGETRDYGLVFGPVNCTLHTMSTSNDRDRHARALEKARKVRLPDDYPEARAGHYWVDRARAETWTAKHGDAFASLARAREVAPQQTRYHPGVHETVATLLRARAKAPGELLEFASWCGV; encoded by the coding sequence ATGCCGTACGCAAGTCGCCGGGAGGCCGGTGGAATCGGGGCGCGCATCGAGGAAGTGATGGCCCTGCGCGGTTACTCCCTCCGGGAACTGGGGCGTCGTGCCAGTGTCTCCCCGTCGATGCTCTCGCGCGTGATCAACGGGCAGCGGCAGGCCAGCCCTGCCATCGTCTCCGCCGTCGCCCGTGCCCTGTCCGTCAGCATCTCGGTCCTGCACGGTCAGCCCTACATCCACCAGCTCCAGGCCGACCAGCTCGACCAGTTGATCGCACCGATCAGTGCCGCGCTGGACGACTGGGACATCCCGCTCGGCGAGGGCGACCCGCCGCCGCCGGACCTCGCGACGCTGCAGGCTCAGGTGGCCGAACTGAAGGAACAGCGCGCCAAGGGAGAGTTCATCAGGATCGCCGCCGAACTGCCCAGCCTGATCGCCGAAGTCAACGCCTACTTCCTCCTCAACGACCAGCCGGGACGCCGCCGCGAGCAAGCCGCAGCCCTGCAGGCCGAGGTGTGCCGCACGATGTGCGTCGTCGGCCGCAACATCGGGTTCATGGATCTCGCCCGCCTGGCGCTGTCCCGGATGGCGGTCGCCGCGCCACTGTCCGGAGACCCACGACAGGTGGCCATCGAGCGCTGGTACCGCGCTCAACTGATGGCCGACGGCGCCCGGCACGATCGTGGGGTCCTCCTCGTCCGACAGGCGCTCAAGGACCTGGACGACGACGGTCAGCAGGCCACGAAAGCCGTGCGCGGCGCTCTGCACCTCAAGGCGGCGGTCCTGTCCAGCCGTGGCGGCGACACGGTCGGCGCGGACGGTTGGCTGGAAGCGGCCGGGGAGATCGCCGAGGAGACCGGCGAAACCCGTGACTACGGGCTCGTGTTCGGCCCGGTGAACTGCACGCTCCACACCATGTCCACCTCCAACGACCGCGACCGCCACGCCCGCGCCCTGGAGAAGGCCCGCAAGGTCCGCCTCCCCGACGACTACCCGGAGGCCCGCGCCGGTCACTACTGGGTGGACCGGGCCCGCGCGGAGACCTGGACGGCGAAGCACGGCGACGCGTTCGCCTCGCTGGCGCGGGCGCGCGAGGTGGCGCCGCAGCAGACCCGCTACCACCCGGGCGTGCACGAGACCGTGGCGACGCTGCTGCGGGCGCGGGCGAAGGCGCCGGGGGAGCTGCTGGAGTTCGCGAGCTGGTGCGGCGTGTAG
- a CDS encoding ROK family transcriptional regulator, whose protein sequence is MSSVKRTSRDIRTANRYEVLRQIIAKSPTSRQELAAATGLSLATVATLVGELLDLRMITEVGFEDSAGGRPRGLVAVNASGGALIGVDIAETYVHVELFDLALNVLARAEEDVRAGETLPEQMVGHVAAAVGSVVAQAGTEGARVLGVGVSVPGQVDRATGISEYAPNWDWHDVPLLDLLTEHIAYPLYLDNPLRAVAVAELWFGAARGRGDAVVVTLGTGVGAGLVLDGGLHRGVSNSAGEWGHTTIALDGRLCRCGNHGCVETYVGAAGIMLNLRELSPDSALLHPEDQTATIAALAQGVARRDPEALEVVRDTARYLGAALADLVNLFNPEVVVLSSWVAAALGEPLVAEVREAVARHALPRPMAATEIVLSQIPTDPACLGAATFALEGALQSVGQKPGKRATPAAAPVGAPVKSAVRHRGRSEERERLRPHP, encoded by the coding sequence ATGTCGTCGGTGAAGCGCACCTCACGCGACATCCGCACCGCGAACCGCTACGAGGTGCTGCGCCAGATCATCGCCAAGTCTCCCACCTCCCGGCAGGAGCTGGCGGCGGCCACCGGACTGAGCCTGGCCACGGTCGCCACCCTCGTCGGTGAGCTGCTCGACCTTCGCATGATCACCGAGGTCGGGTTCGAGGACTCGGCGGGGGGCCGCCCCCGCGGACTGGTGGCCGTCAACGCGTCGGGGGGCGCGTTGATCGGCGTGGACATCGCGGAGACGTATGTCCATGTCGAGCTGTTCGACCTGGCGCTGAACGTGCTGGCGCGCGCCGAGGAGGACGTACGGGCGGGTGAGACGCTGCCCGAGCAGATGGTCGGCCATGTCGCCGCCGCCGTCGGCTCGGTGGTGGCGCAGGCCGGTACCGAGGGTGCCCGGGTGCTCGGGGTCGGGGTGAGCGTGCCGGGGCAGGTCGACCGGGCCACCGGTATCTCGGAGTACGCGCCCAACTGGGACTGGCACGACGTACCGCTGCTCGACCTCCTGACCGAGCACATCGCCTATCCCCTGTACCTGGACAATCCGCTGCGCGCGGTCGCGGTGGCCGAGCTGTGGTTCGGGGCCGCCCGAGGGCGCGGGGACGCCGTGGTGGTCACCCTCGGGACCGGTGTGGGCGCCGGGCTCGTCCTGGACGGCGGACTGCACCGGGGGGTGAGCAACAGCGCCGGCGAGTGGGGCCATACGACGATCGCGCTGGACGGCCGGCTGTGCCGGTGCGGCAACCACGGCTGCGTGGAGACGTATGTGGGCGCCGCCGGGATCATGCTGAACCTGCGGGAGCTGAGTCCGGACAGCGCGCTGCTGCATCCCGAGGACCAGACCGCCACCATCGCCGCGCTCGCCCAGGGGGTGGCCCGGCGGGATCCGGAGGCGCTGGAGGTGGTGCGGGACACCGCCCGATATCTCGGCGCGGCCCTCGCCGACCTGGTCAATCTGTTCAATCCCGAGGTCGTCGTGCTCAGCAGCTGGGTCGCGGCGGCCCTCGGTGAGCCCCTGGTCGCGGAGGTGCGCGAGGCCGTCGCCCGGCACGCGCTGCCGCGTCCGATGGCCGCCACCGAGATCGTGCTCTCGCAGATCCCGACGGACCCGGCGTGCCTGGGCGCGGCGACGTTCGCACTGGAGGGCGCGCTGCAGTCGGTCGGCCAGAAACCGGGTAAACGCGCCACCCCGGCCGCCGCTCCGGTCGGCGCCCCGGTCAAGTCCGCCGTACGCCATCGAGGGCGCTCCGAAGAGCGCGAGCGCCTGCGTCCCCACCCCTGA